TCATCGCTTAAAAGGAAAGAGAGGTTATCCTTGCAGGAGACGCATCCTATCTTTGCATTTTTACATTCTCTCTCTATTTCTTTAGATTTCTCTTTAGAAAAAGCCTTCCATATATCAAAGACATTGCAAATATCGGGATGTCCAGGGTCATTAGAATAAATCCTCTCTTTGTCTGTAATCATCATCTTTATCTTTTTCCTTATCTCATTAGAGGAATCAGAGATGAATATGGCATTGTTGTAGCTTTTGCTCATCTTTCTTCCATCTGTTCCTGGAAGCTTTGGCGTTTCTGTAAGCAAAGGAGAGGGGGTAGGAAATGTCTCTGAATAAAGATGATTAAACCTCCTCAATAGCTCCCTGGTAAGCTCAAGGTGGGGAAGCTGGTCAACACCTATTGGAACAATCGTTGCCTTATAAAGTAGAATATCTGCTCCTTGAAGGACAGGATAGCCTAAAAATCCATGTGTTTCCAAATCAAGGTTTGAAAGCTCTTGAATTTGCTCTTTATAGGTTGGGTTTCTCTTAAGCCATCCAAGTGGTGTAATGATGGAAAAAAGGAGGTATAGCTCAGAATGGCAGGGTATTTCTGATTGGCAGAAGATAATAGCCTTCTTAGGGTCTATGCCAAATGAGAGCCAATCAATGAGAACCTCTTTTGTATTGTTTGCTATTTCCTTTGAAGATTGGTATTCGCTCATTAGGGCATGCCAATCTGCAATCATATAGAGGCATTCATACCTTTCTTGTAAGAATTTCCAATTTTCTAATGCACCCTTTAGATGACCAAGGTGCAGTTTCCCTGTAGGACGCATCCCGGAAAGGACCCTTTCCATTTAGTAGATTAGTGTGCGTGGGTCTATGGGTCTATTGTTCTTTAAGACCTCAAAATGTAAGTGGGTTCCTGTGGTAAACCCTGAATCACCCGCTGCTCCAATAGATTCCTTTTTTTCAACCAACTGCCCCTGATGGACAAAGATTCTTGAAAGATGGGCATACAATGTTTTGTATGTATTGTTATGCTTTATAATTACACACCTGCCATAGCCGGATTTCCATCCGGCAAAGATAACCTTTCCAGGAGCTGCTGATTTTATGCTACTTCCATAAGGGGCTGCCACATCAATGCCTGGATGAAAACAATATCTTCTAAGGATGGGATGGAATCTATAGCCAAAGCCAGAGGTAATGCGACCAAGAATGGGTTTAACAAAATTATCAGAAAGATTTTGGGCAAGGGCTATTTCCTGGGTCAAATTTGCACCAGGAAGAAATATCTTCTCCCCTGGTCTTATTAGGCTGGTTGAAATCCCATTTACCTCTCTTATCTTATTCAAAGAAACATTAAATGTTCTTGCAATATCCCATAGGGTTTGGCCGCTTTTTACCTTATGGACTATTCCTTTTTGGCTTGGAATCTTAAGGCTAATTCCCTCTTTTATTACATTGGTTGTCAGGTTATTTACGCTTATTAGCGTAGAAAGGTTTAGCCCAAATTTCCTTGAGATTGACCAGAGGGTATCCCCTGTTTTGGTTATGTAGGTTGTATAGACAACCCTGTTTTTGCTTTGTTTTTCTTCTAATTTTGGAATAGGGACATTATGGCTCTCAATCATTAAAGAAGCAAGAAGCTCTTTCTTTTCAATCCCAAGAAATCTTTCTTTGTTCCCTGATTTAATAAGAAGGGGAAGAAATAAAATAAAACCTATAAGGCTAATGTAAAGAAAATTCTTCATTTTCAAAGAGTATATAAAAGATGTTTCTTCTTGTCAAGG
This portion of the bacterium genome encodes:
- the trpS gene encoding tryptophan--tRNA ligase; this encodes MERVLSGMRPTGKLHLGHLKGALENWKFLQERYECLYMIADWHALMSEYQSSKEIANNTKEVLIDWLSFGIDPKKAIIFCQSEIPCHSELYLLFSIITPLGWLKRNPTYKEQIQELSNLDLETHGFLGYPVLQGADILLYKATIVPIGVDQLPHLELTRELLRRFNHLYSETFPTPSPLLTETPKLPGTDGRKMSKSYNNAIFISDSSNEIRKKIKMMITDKERIYSNDPGHPDICNVFDIWKAFSKEKSKEIERECKNAKIGCVSCKDNLSFLLSDELKPIREKREELEKDSEYLSKILKEGRERAYEIASRTMAEIRKKIGFYG
- a CDS encoding M23 family metallopeptidase, with translation MKNFLYISLIGFILFLPLLIKSGNKERFLGIEKKELLASLMIESHNVPIPKLEEKQSKNRVVYTTYITKTGDTLWSISRKFGLNLSTLISVNNLTTNVIKEGISLKIPSQKGIVHKVKSGQTLWDIARTFNVSLNKIREVNGISTSLIRPGEKIFLPGANLTQEIALAQNLSDNFVKPILGRITSGFGYRFHPILRRYCFHPGIDVAAPYGSSIKSAAPGKVIFAGWKSGYGRCVIIKHNNTYKTLYAHLSRIFVHQGQLVEKKESIGAAGDSGFTTGTHLHFEVLKNNRPIDPRTLIY